In one window of Ruminococcus hominis DNA:
- a CDS encoding MATE family efflux transporter, whose product MKQQHMFSNQMIAAILVPVILEQLLNSVMGTADTMMVSNVGSAAISAVSLVDSINVLVIQAFSALAAGGAIICAQYIGQKNKERANESARQVLFIITAISIVVSLICLIFQKPLLRVIFGSVEAEVMRASEIYFFYTALSFPFIAAYDAAASIFRAQDNTKGPMIISIISNVMNIVGNAIMIWGFHMGVAGAAIATLVSRIFCAVVVLIQLRKDRQPIVVRDYMKIRPNWSMIRKILGIGIPSGVENSMFQLGKLAIQSTVSTLGTAAIAAQAMTNILENLNGIAAIGVGIGLMTIVGQCMGAGRKDEAVYYIKKLCVIAEVIIIVSCLTVFALTKPVTMLGGMERVSADMCFHMVMWITIVKPFVWVLSFIPAYGLRAAGDVKFSMITSCITMWACRFCLCVFLIRVMGFGPMGVWIGMFADWTVRGIIFTWRFHSRRWLEHRVI is encoded by the coding sequence ATGAAACAACAACACATGTTTTCAAATCAGATGATTGCAGCGATTCTTGTTCCGGTAATATTGGAGCAGCTGTTGAATTCGGTTATGGGAACTGCAGATACAATGATGGTAAGTAATGTCGGTTCGGCAGCAATATCGGCGGTGTCGTTAGTTGATTCAATTAATGTTCTGGTAATACAGGCATTTTCTGCTCTGGCAGCAGGTGGAGCAATTATATGTGCACAGTATATTGGACAGAAGAATAAAGAGCGGGCAAATGAGTCAGCACGCCAGGTTTTGTTTATCATCACAGCAATTTCAATTGTAGTCAGTTTAATCTGTCTTATTTTCCAGAAGCCGTTATTAAGAGTGATCTTTGGTTCAGTTGAAGCAGAGGTTATGAGAGCTTCGGAAATATATTTCTTCTACACAGCATTATCATTTCCATTTATTGCGGCGTATGATGCAGCAGCATCCATCTTCCGTGCACAGGATAATACCAAAGGACCGATGATTATTTCGATAATTTCCAATGTAATGAATATTGTGGGAAATGCAATTATGATATGGGGCTTTCATATGGGGGTTGCAGGTGCAGCAATTGCTACGTTAGTTTCACGTATCTTTTGTGCAGTTGTAGTACTGATTCAGTTAAGAAAAGACAGACAGCCAATCGTAGTGAGAGATTATATGAAAATACGTCCAAACTGGAGTATGATACGAAAGATTCTTGGAATCGGAATTCCATCCGGTGTGGAAAACAGTATGTTCCAATTAGGAAAACTGGCAATCCAGTCAACGGTATCAACTCTCGGTACGGCGGCAATAGCAGCACAGGCTATGACTAATATTTTGGAAAATCTCAATGGTATTGCAGCAATCGGAGTTGGCATTGGACTTATGACAATCGTAGGTCAATGTATGGGAGCCGGAAGAAAAGACGAAGCGGTTTATTATATAAAGAAATTGTGTGTGATCGCGGAAGTTATTATTATTGTAAGTTGTCTGACAGTATTTGCGTTGACGAAACCGGTTACAATGTTAGGTGGAATGGAAAGAGTAAGTGCAGATATGTGCTTCCATATGGTGATGTGGATCACAATTGTAAAACCATTTGTCTGGGTTCTGTCATTTATTCCGGCATATGGTTTGCGCGCAGCAGGAGATGTGAAGTTTTCAATGATCACATCCTGCATTACGATGTGGGCATGTCGTTTTTGTCTTTGTGTATTTTTAATTCGTGTCATGGGATTTGGACCAATGGGAGTCTGGATCGGTATGTTTGCGGACTGGACTGTTCGTGGAATTATATTTACATGGAGATTCCATAGCCGGAGATGGCTGGAGCATAGGGTTATTTAA
- a CDS encoding oleate hydratase has product MANKKSKLGMISAVAAGTGTAIYLAQKAKNKSENGDASQSISPLFSKKKTDDISIKNNYRNTERGKYKRNSKGIYYSNGNYEAFAHPEKPEGVDDKHAYIVGSGLASLAAACFLVRDAQMPGSHIHILEAMDIAGGACDGIYDSSRGYVMRGGREMENHFECLWDLFRSIPSIETPGVSVLDEYYWLNKHDPNYSLCRATINRGKDAHTDGKFNLSQKGCMEIMKLFMTKDEDLYDKTIEDVFDDEVFDSTFWLYWRTMFAFENWHSALEMKLYFQRFIHHIAGLPDFSALKFTKYNQYESLILPMQKYLEDAGVDFQFNTEVTNVVFKFEGDKKIASAIECKVNGKESGIVLTENDLVFVTNGSCTEGTIYGDQNHATNGDAEVRTSGVWNLWKNIARQDPSFGHPEKFCSDISKTNWESATVTTLDDKIIPYITDICKRDPRTGNVVTGGIVSCQDSSWLLSWTINRQGQFKDQDKDQVCVWVYGLFTDVPGDYIKKPMKDCTGKEITAEWLYHLGVPEDQIMDLAENSAICVPTMMPYITAFFMPRTKGDRPDVIPDGCVNFAFLGQFADTPRDTVFTTEYSVRTAMEAVYGLLKVDRGVPEVWGSVYDIRELLDSSVKLMDGKSPLEIPLPGPLNALKKPLLKLVKGNVIEKVLRDHDILKDGM; this is encoded by the coding sequence ATGGCAAATAAAAAATCAAAACTTGGTATGATCTCAGCAGTTGCAGCAGGAACAGGTACTGCAATATACCTCGCACAGAAAGCAAAAAATAAATCTGAAAATGGTGATGCATCTCAATCTATTTCACCTTTGTTCAGTAAAAAGAAAACTGATGACATTTCCATTAAGAACAATTATCGCAATACAGAGCGAGGAAAATATAAGCGAAACAGCAAGGGAATCTACTATTCTAATGGAAACTATGAAGCATTTGCTCATCCTGAAAAACCGGAAGGTGTAGATGACAAACATGCTTATATTGTAGGAAGCGGACTTGCCTCTCTTGCTGCCGCATGCTTCCTTGTACGTGATGCACAAATGCCTGGTTCTCACATCCATATTCTGGAAGCAATGGATATTGCCGGCGGTGCATGTGATGGAATCTACGATTCTTCCCGCGGTTATGTAATGCGTGGAGGACGCGAGATGGAAAATCATTTTGAATGTCTGTGGGATTTGTTCCGCAGTATTCCTTCTATTGAAACACCTGGTGTTTCTGTACTGGATGAATATTATTGGCTCAACAAACATGATCCAAACTACTCACTTTGTCGTGCTACCATCAATCGTGGTAAAGATGCACATACAGACGGTAAATTCAATTTGAGTCAGAAGGGCTGCATGGAGATCATGAAACTCTTTATGACAAAAGACGAGGATTTGTACGATAAAACAATTGAAGATGTATTTGATGATGAAGTATTCGATTCTACATTCTGGTTATACTGGAGAACAATGTTTGCATTTGAAAACTGGCACAGTGCTCTTGAAATGAAACTCTACTTCCAGAGATTTATCCATCACATTGCCGGACTGCCTGATTTCAGTGCATTGAAATTCACAAAATATAATCAATATGAATCTCTGATTCTTCCTATGCAAAAGTATTTGGAGGATGCTGGTGTTGACTTCCAGTTCAATACAGAGGTTACAAACGTTGTATTTAAATTTGAAGGAGATAAGAAGATTGCTTCTGCTATAGAATGTAAGGTAAATGGAAAAGAAAGCGGCATCGTTTTGACGGAAAATGATCTCGTATTTGTTACGAACGGAAGTTGTACAGAGGGAACCATTTATGGAGATCAGAATCATGCCACGAACGGAGATGCTGAAGTCCGTACAAGCGGTGTATGGAATCTTTGGAAGAATATTGCCAGACAGGATCCATCCTTTGGACATCCGGAAAAATTCTGTTCTGACATTTCAAAAACGAACTGGGAATCTGCAACTGTTACAACTCTCGATGATAAGATCATCCCATATATCACTGATATTTGCAAACGTGACCCTCGCACAGGAAATGTTGTAACAGGAGGTATCGTAAGTTGTCAGGATTCAAGCTGGCTGCTTAGCTGGACAATTAATCGACAAGGACAGTTTAAAGATCAGGATAAAGACCAGGTATGTGTATGGGTATATGGCTTATTTACAGATGTGCCTGGAGACTATATCAAGAAACCAATGAAAGATTGTACAGGTAAAGAAATCACTGCTGAATGGCTGTATCATCTCGGAGTACCTGAAGACCAGATTATGGATCTTGCAGAAAATAGTGCGATCTGTGTACCGACAATGATGCCTTACATTACTGCTTTCTTTATGCCTCGTACAAAAGGTGACCGCCCGGATGTCATTCCTGACGGATGTGTCAACTTTGCATTCCTCGGACAGTTTGCTGATACTCCTCGCGACACCGTTTTCACAACAGAGTATTCTGTACGTACTGCTATGGAAGCTGTTTATGGACTTCTCAAAGTCGACAGAGGTGTCCCTGAAGTATGGGGAAGTGTTTATGATATCCGTGAACTTCTAGACAGCAGCGTAAAACTTATGGATGGAAAATCTCCACTGGAAATTCCACTTCCTGGTCCGCTTAATGCACTCAAAAAGCCGCTTCTGAAGCTTGTCAAAGGAAATGTTATTGAAAAGGTACTCAGAGACCATGATATCCTCAAAGACGGAATGTAA
- a CDS encoding sodium-dependent transporter, whose protein sequence is MKQKSGFSGQIGFVFAAAGSAVGVGNLWRFPYLAAKDGGGLFLIIYLILVVTFGFTLLTTDIAIGRKTGKSAIYAYESMRSKWKFLGILTFLVPVLIMTYYAVIGGWILKYITIYLFSSGKEAVADGCFTGFISSPSSVWFSLLFMFLTALIVYNGVEKGIERVSKFIMPILLVMVIVIAIFSLTLKTTLDDGTVRTGLQGMMIYLKPDLTGVTVGRFLQITLDAMSQLFFSLSVSMGIMITYGSYVKKDVDLNKAVSQIELMDTGVAFLAGVMIIPAVFVFSGLDGMSAGPGLMFVSLPNVFFSMGKIGRFIGILFFVLAGFAALTSCISVLESITANCMELFHTERKKTTGVLSVIYLTATAVIALGYSIFYVEVALPNGSTGQLLDIMDYISNSFLMPFISLLSAILIGWIMKPSWIAEEMELNGSKFKRKKLYNAMIRYIMPVIMLILFLQSTGVLNLIIK, encoded by the coding sequence ATGAAACAGAAAAGTGGTTTTAGCGGGCAGATCGGTTTTGTGTTTGCCGCTGCTGGAAGTGCTGTAGGAGTTGGAAATCTCTGGAGGTTCCCATATCTGGCAGCAAAAGATGGGGGAGGACTTTTCCTGATTATTTATTTGATATTGGTAGTTACTTTTGGATTTACATTATTAACGACAGATATTGCCATTGGGCGTAAAACTGGAAAAAGTGCAATTTATGCTTATGAATCGATGCGTTCGAAGTGGAAATTTTTAGGAATTTTGACATTTCTGGTGCCGGTACTGATCATGACATACTATGCAGTTATCGGAGGATGGATTCTGAAGTATATAACAATTTATTTGTTTAGTTCAGGTAAAGAAGCTGTAGCAGATGGATGTTTCACGGGATTTATATCCTCGCCATCTTCGGTGTGGTTCAGTTTGCTGTTTATGTTTTTAACAGCACTGATTGTTTATAATGGAGTTGAAAAGGGAATTGAACGTGTATCAAAATTTATCATGCCAATACTTTTGGTGATGGTAATTGTGATTGCAATTTTTTCATTGACACTCAAAACAACCTTAGATGATGGAACTGTCCGTACAGGCTTACAGGGAATGATGATTTATTTGAAACCAGATTTGACTGGCGTTACAGTAGGGCGTTTTCTTCAGATTACGCTGGATGCGATGAGTCAGTTATTTTTCTCTTTGAGTGTATCAATGGGTATTATGATCACATATGGTTCTTATGTAAAGAAAGATGTTGATCTGAACAAGGCAGTATCCCAGATTGAATTGATGGATACAGGAGTAGCATTTTTAGCAGGTGTTATGATCATTCCAGCTGTATTTGTTTTCTCAGGACTTGACGGAATGTCAGCGGGACCTGGACTTATGTTCGTGTCTCTGCCAAATGTATTCTTTAGCATGGGAAAAATCGGAAGATTTATCGGAATTTTATTCTTTGTACTGGCGGGATTTGCAGCATTGACTTCTTGTATCTCAGTATTAGAGTCTATTACAGCAAACTGCATGGAGCTTTTCCATACGGAAAGAAAAAAGACAACAGGAGTTTTGTCTGTTATCTATTTGACAGCAACAGCAGTTATAGCATTGGGATATAGCATATTCTATGTAGAAGTGGCATTACCAAACGGAAGCACAGGTCAGCTGTTGGATATTATGGACTATATCAGTAACAGTTTCTTGATGCCGTTTATTTCATTGTTGTCGGCAATTCTGATTGGATGGATCATGAAACCATCATGGATTGCAGAAGAGATGGAATTAAATGGAAGCAAATTTAAACGTAAAAAGTTATATAATGCCATGATACGTTATATTATGCCGGTCATTATGTTGATTCTATTCTTACAGTCAACAGGTGTACTGAATTTAATTATTAAATAA
- a CDS encoding DNA/RNA non-specific endonuclease — MKRLKKVIFRSKGLFSLFLVLLLSLSVCSETFAAKAASTSFDLTGIPTYSKDPYVVLNNNTPYFTESELNVSTSFETYSALDKLGRCGVAYANVGKDLMPTEKRGAIGKIKPSGWHTVKYDFVDGKYLYNRCHLIGYQLTGENDNERNLITGTRYLNVQGMLPFENMTADYIKETGNHVLYRVTPVYDGDNLVASGVVMEAMSVEDNGEGILFCIFVYNVQSGVSIDYATGESKADTSSDSSSTTKNSSSSTTYVLNTNNHKFHYPTCGSVKQMKKKNRKKYTGKRADVIKMGYEPCKKCNP, encoded by the coding sequence ATGAAAAGATTGAAAAAAGTTATTTTTCGTTCCAAAGGATTATTCTCTCTATTTTTAGTGCTCCTGCTCTCACTTTCTGTTTGTAGCGAGACGTTTGCAGCAAAAGCAGCTTCGACTTCTTTTGATCTGACAGGCATTCCGACTTACTCTAAAGACCCTTATGTTGTTCTTAATAACAACACCCCTTATTTCACTGAAAGTGAACTAAATGTATCCACTTCCTTTGAAACGTACAGTGCACTAGACAAGCTTGGCCGATGCGGTGTTGCATATGCAAATGTCGGAAAAGATTTAATGCCAACCGAAAAACGAGGGGCTATCGGCAAAATCAAGCCTTCCGGATGGCATACTGTAAAATATGATTTCGTTGATGGAAAATATCTCTATAATCGTTGTCATTTAATAGGGTATCAGCTTACTGGTGAGAATGACAATGAACGTAACTTGATTACCGGAACACGATATCTAAATGTACAAGGTATGCTTCCTTTTGAAAATATGACAGCTGATTATATAAAAGAAACCGGCAACCACGTATTATATCGGGTAACGCCTGTTTATGACGGAGATAATCTTGTTGCGTCTGGGGTTGTTATGGAAGCGATGTCTGTTGAAGACAATGGGGAGGGTATTCTTTTTTGTATATTTGTATACAATGTTCAGTCTGGCGTATCCATTGATTATGCTACCGGAGAAAGCAAAGCCGACACCTCTTCCGACAGCAGCTCAACAACCAAAAATTCATCTTCTTCCACTACCTACGTGCTAAACACAAACAACCACAAATTCCACTATCCAACTTGCGGAAGTGTAAAACAGATGAAGAAAAAAAATCGCAAAAAATACACCGGAAAAAGAGCTGATGTAATTAAAATGGGGTATGAGCCATGCAAAAAATGTAATCCATAA
- a CDS encoding ribonuclease Z, with product MILITCVDNNMGMLFNHRRQSQDRTLRERILKSASGKIFWMNHYSKKQFKDSENYINNSQNYNIDEHFLSKAACNDICFVEDCSVAAFEQKIKKIILYKWNRDYPADFYFDIPLSEHGWKLISSEDFVGSSHDKITEEIYVK from the coding sequence ATGATATTAATAACTTGCGTAGATAACAATATGGGCATGCTTTTCAATCATAGAAGGCAGAGTCAGGATCGTACTCTAAGAGAGAGAATCCTTAAATCGGCTTCTGGAAAAATTTTCTGGATGAACCACTATTCAAAAAAGCAATTTAAGGATTCCGAAAATTATATCAACAATTCTCAAAATTATAACATTGATGAGCATTTCCTAAGTAAAGCTGCCTGCAATGATATATGTTTTGTTGAAGACTGTTCTGTTGCTGCGTTTGAGCAAAAAATTAAAAAGATAATCTTATATAAATGGAACCGGGACTATCCTGCTGATTTTTATTTTGATATTCCACTGTCTGAGCATGGATGGAAGCTAATTTCCAGTGAAGATTTCGTCGGTTCCTCACACGATAAAATAACAGAGGAGATTTATGTAAAATGA
- a CDS encoding NAD(P)H-dependent amine dehydrogenase family protein produces the protein MERKITFAQYGCGKMGKYLIRYGIEKGAELVAAFDVNPAILGKDAAEIAGDGYPATGIQIADASQADEILGNLKPDVCIIATRSTIAELEDIFTICAKHGINAITTCEEALYPWNSSPALTHKLDKLAKEGNCTLTGVGYCDLVWGTMVTNLAGSSFKITKIHGSSWYNVEDYGIALAEGHGAGFTPERFEKEIANINTMSPDELKELIESGQYVPAYMWNQNGWLCSKMNLHIISQTQKCYPTTHTADLFSTTLNATIKAGDPTGMRAVVTTKTEEGITLETECVGKVFAPDDFDRNDWTFIGEPETTVSVNRPATVEMTCATIVNRIPQLIDAPAGYVTTDKYPYNEYCVHDLNTYVKSK, from the coding sequence ATGGAAAGAAAAATTACATTCGCTCAATACGGTTGTGGTAAAATGGGAAAATACTTGATTCGTTACGGAATTGAAAAAGGAGCAGAATTAGTTGCCGCATTTGATGTGAATCCTGCTATTTTAGGTAAAGATGCAGCAGAGATTGCAGGTGATGGCTATCCGGCTACCGGAATTCAGATTGCAGATGCAAGCCAGGCAGATGAAATCCTTGGAAATCTGAAACCGGATGTCTGCATCATTGCTACTAGAAGCACCATCGCAGAACTCGAAGACATTTTTACAATTTGTGCAAAGCATGGTATCAATGCGATTACAACCTGTGAAGAAGCACTATATCCATGGAACTCTTCTCCTGCTCTTACACACAAATTGGACAAACTTGCTAAAGAGGGCAACTGTACACTGACTGGTGTTGGCTACTGTGATCTTGTTTGGGGTACTATGGTTACAAATCTTGCCGGTTCTTCATTCAAAATCACAAAAATTCATGGTAGCAGTTGGTATAACGTAGAAGATTATGGTATCGCACTTGCAGAAGGTCATGGTGCAGGATTTACGCCAGAACGTTTCGAAAAAGAAATTGCAAATATTAACACTATGTCACCAGATGAACTTAAAGAACTTATTGAAAGTGGTCAGTATGTTCCTGCATATATGTGGAATCAAAATGGTTGGCTTTGCAGCAAAATGAACCTTCATATTATTTCACAGACGCAGAAGTGTTATCCTACTACCCATACCGCAGATCTTTTCTCTACAACTTTAAATGCTACAATCAAAGCTGGTGATCCGACGGGTATGCGTGCTGTTGTTACTACTAAGACAGAAGAAGGCATCACTCTCGAAACCGAATGTGTAGGCAAAGTATTCGCACCAGATGACTTTGACAGAAATGATTGGACCTTTATCGGCGAACCTGAAACAACTGTTTCTGTAAATCGACCTGCGACTGTAGAAATGACTTGTGCTACCATCGTAAACCGTATTCCACAGTTAATTGATGCTCCGGCTGGATATGTAACAACTGATAAATATCCATATAACGAATATTGTGTTCATGATTTGAACACTTATGTAAAATCAAAATAA
- a CDS encoding PucR family transcriptional regulator, whose protein sequence is MSFTIEDMMLTAENRYAMKFLAGQNGWANSISWVHLLEDTTIIQNFWGKELAVTTGLGFPDKEDWMQLAIQLNRHHASGLIINVGQYIHEVPEELKMYCDENDLPLLTVPWEVHLSDMIKDFSIRVFLQDSTDEQIASALIAAIESPDNQEAYRKDLLQYFDVDGSFQVLLLTCEGLDAMDTVERRKLSYRIQMYLEDITHNASFFYYNSDFVLVANAITEEFLCQLAEGALKRGKKRMPGVELCVGIGSKCMDISQLSISYQRAKAATYMAMRHKKQLVKFDECGLYRLLYMVKDEGILNEIETECLKELEEYDYKHNAEYVETLQSYLKHNGSIQAVAAELYTHRNTILYRIGNIKKILNNELKTPDERLPYQIAFYIRSMQEEKQD, encoded by the coding sequence ATGAGTTTTACAATTGAAGATATGATGCTGACAGCGGAAAATAGGTATGCAATGAAGTTTCTGGCAGGGCAAAATGGCTGGGCTAATTCTATTAGCTGGGTGCATCTTTTGGAAGATACAACGATTATACAGAATTTCTGGGGAAAGGAGCTTGCAGTAACAACAGGGCTGGGATTTCCAGACAAAGAAGATTGGATGCAATTGGCGATACAGTTAAACAGACATCATGCATCAGGGCTGATCATTAATGTAGGGCAGTATATTCATGAGGTACCGGAAGAATTGAAAATGTATTGTGATGAAAATGATCTGCCACTCTTAACTGTGCCATGGGAAGTACATTTGTCAGATATGATAAAAGATTTCAGTATTCGTGTATTTTTGCAAGATAGTACAGATGAACAGATTGCTTCAGCATTAATCGCAGCTATTGAATCTCCGGATAATCAGGAGGCATATCGAAAAGATTTATTACAGTATTTTGATGTGGATGGAAGTTTTCAAGTGCTCTTACTTACTTGTGAAGGACTGGATGCTATGGATACAGTGGAACGAAGAAAATTATCTTATAGAATACAAATGTATCTGGAAGATATTACACATAATGCCAGTTTCTTTTATTACAACTCAGATTTTGTGCTGGTTGCCAATGCAATTACAGAAGAGTTTTTATGTCAGCTTGCAGAAGGAGCATTAAAAAGAGGAAAAAAACGAATGCCTGGGGTGGAGTTATGTGTAGGAATCGGAAGTAAATGCATGGACATATCACAGCTTTCGATAAGTTATCAGAGAGCGAAGGCGGCAACTTACATGGCAATGAGACATAAAAAGCAACTGGTAAAATTTGATGAGTGCGGGTTATATCGTCTTCTTTATATGGTCAAAGACGAGGGTATTTTAAATGAAATCGAAACGGAATGTCTGAAAGAGTTAGAAGAATATGATTATAAACATAATGCAGAGTATGTGGAAACGCTGCAGTCATATCTAAAACATAACGGAAGTATACAAGCGGTGGCGGCAGAGCTGTATACGCATCGGAATACAATATTATATAGAATAGGAAATATCAAGAAAATATTGAACAATGAGCTTAAAACACCGGATGAGAGATTGCCGTATCAGATTGCATTTTATATCAGAAGTATGCAGGAAGAAAAACAGGATTAA
- a CDS encoding peptidylprolyl isomerase, with translation MEKNVLAVIAGREITEEELNAFIQRLPREQQMYATNPQFREHCKEQLIAMNVLAQCGVDEKLEETEEFQKIIEDAKRDILAQLVLKNTLDAVTVSDEEAKEFFENNKQRYAKPATVSAKHILTDSEEKCNDILEKITSGEKEFEEAAKEFSTCPSGAQGGDLGEFGRGHMVKEFEEAAFAAEVGHVVGPVQTQFGYHLIKVEQKNDAKEADFEEVKEQIKAEALKQKQDKAYSDKVNELKAKYIQ, from the coding sequence ATGGAAAAGAATGTATTAGCAGTTATTGCAGGACGTGAGATTACAGAAGAGGAGTTGAACGCATTTATCCAGAGACTGCCTAGAGAACAGCAGATGTATGCGACAAACCCACAGTTTAGAGAGCACTGCAAAGAGCAGTTAATCGCGATGAATGTACTTGCACAGTGTGGAGTTGACGAAAAACTAGAGGAGACAGAAGAATTCCAGAAGATCATAGAAGATGCAAAAAGAGACATTTTAGCACAGCTTGTATTAAAGAATACATTAGATGCAGTAACAGTTTCAGATGAAGAAGCAAAAGAATTCTTTGAGAATAATAAGCAGCGTTATGCAAAACCTGCTACAGTAAGTGCAAAACATATTTTGACAGATTCAGAAGAAAAATGTAATGACATTTTAGAAAAAATTACAAGTGGAGAGAAAGAGTTCGAGGAAGCTGCGAAAGAATTTTCTACATGTCCATCAGGAGCACAAGGAGGAGACCTTGGAGAGTTTGGCAGAGGACATATGGTGAAAGAGTTTGAAGAAGCAGCATTTGCAGCAGAGGTTGGACATGTTGTAGGACCGGTTCAGACTCAGTTCGGATATCATTTGATCAAGGTTGAACAGAAGAATGATGCCAAGGAAGCAGATTTTGAAGAAGTCAAAGAACAGATTAAAGCAGAAGCTTTGAAACAGAAACAGGATAAAGCTTATTCGGATAAAGTAAATGAATTAAAAGCAAAATATATTCAGTAA
- a CDS encoding ABC transporter substrate-binding protein, with protein sequence MKRKWYQYIVVLLICIFALTGCGSSQEKEKENQDSAPEIAGLTYEKTMDLTYAEEFDVYYYKDGYKLINIQESGKYLIVPEGKEAPEGLDEDIKIIQQPLQHVYMAASASMSLIASIDAVDCVKFSGLDESDWYVDAARQAMQDGNMIYAGKYSEPDYENLVDGDCDLAIESTMILHTPKVQEMIEDLDIPVLIDYASYESHPLGRTEWVKLYGALFNKETEAENFFSEQAKIIEDLEGFENTEKTVAYFYINTDGTVVVRKSDDYIPAMIEIAGGRYAFSDLKNPDNNAPSVKLTMEEFYATAVDADYLIYNGTIVGQVSSIKELEAKNNLFSEFKAVKNGNVWYTGKNLYQSTDTVGELIRDIHLMLTEENPQNMTFLQKME encoded by the coding sequence ATGAAAAGAAAATGGTATCAATATATTGTAGTTCTGCTTATATGCATATTTGCTTTAACCGGATGTGGTTCGTCGCAGGAGAAGGAGAAAGAAAATCAAGACTCAGCCCCTGAGATTGCCGGGCTTACCTATGAAAAAACAATGGATCTGACCTATGCAGAAGAATTTGATGTATACTATTACAAAGACGGATATAAGCTGATTAATATTCAAGAAAGCGGAAAATATTTAATCGTGCCGGAAGGAAAAGAAGCTCCGGAAGGATTGGATGAAGACATTAAAATAATCCAGCAGCCATTACAGCATGTCTATATGGCAGCCAGTGCCTCTATGTCCTTGATCGCCTCTATAGATGCGGTGGATTGCGTGAAGTTTTCCGGGTTGGACGAATCAGATTGGTATGTCGATGCTGCCAGACAGGCCATGCAGGATGGAAACATGATATATGCCGGGAAATACAGTGAGCCGGATTATGAAAATTTGGTAGACGGAGATTGTGATCTGGCAATTGAGTCGACGATGATACTGCACACACCAAAAGTACAGGAAATGATAGAAGATCTGGATATTCCGGTGCTGATAGACTATGCAAGTTATGAATCCCATCCGCTTGGAAGAACAGAGTGGGTAAAACTGTATGGAGCTTTGTTTAATAAAGAAACAGAAGCAGAAAACTTCTTCTCTGAGCAGGCAAAAATCATCGAAGATTTGGAAGGCTTTGAAAATACAGAAAAGACGGTGGCATATTTTTATATCAATACAGATGGAACCGTAGTAGTTCGAAAATCTGATGATTACATACCGGCTATGATCGAGATAGCGGGAGGACGATATGCATTTTCGGATTTAAAGAATCCGGATAATAATGCTCCATCAGTAAAACTGACAATGGAAGAATTTTATGCGACAGCAGTAGATGCAGATTATCTGATTTACAATGGAACAATTGTGGGACAAGTAAGCAGTATTAAAGAATTAGAAGCAAAAAACAATTTGTTTTCAGAATTTAAAGCTGTGAAAAACGGAAATGTCTGGTATACAGGAAAAAATCTCTATCAGTCAACGGACACAGTCGGTGAATTGATCCGAGATATTCATTTAATGCTGACAGAAGAAAATCCACAAAATATGACATTTTTACAGAAAATGGAATAA